The genomic window AAATTGGTATGGTATTTCAAGATTTTAGATTGATACCAACATTAAATGTATATGAAAATGTAGCATTTGCTATGAGAGTAGTAGAAGGTAGTCGTAAAGAGATAAGAAAAAAGGTACCTATGGTTTTAGCTATGGTTGGTTTATCGAAAAAATATAAATGTTTTCCTAACGAGCTTTCTGGAGGCGAACAGCAAAGGGTTTCTCTTGCAAGAGCTATAGTGAATAACCCATCTGTACTTATTGCTGATGAGCCTACGGGAAATTTAGATCCTGAAACATCAATTGAGATAATGAAAATACTCAATGATATAAATCATGCAGGAACTACTGTAATCATGGCTACTCATGATAAAGGAATAGTTGATAGTATGAAAAAAAGGGTTATAGCCATTGAAAAAGGCGTAATAGTAAGAGATGAACAGAGAGGTAGATACGGTTATGAGGATTAGTACATTAAAGTATTTTTCTATAGATGCACTAAAGAGTTTAAAAAGAAATAAGACGTTAAGCATAGCGTCTATAGTTACTGTAGCATTGACGATTTTTATGTTTGGTATGTTTTTATTCACTGTATTAAATGCCAATAAAGTTGTGAAAAATGTTGAATCTAAGTTAGAAGTACAGGTGTTTTTAAAGGAAAAAATAAGTGAAATTGATAGAAAAAATGCTGAACAAGCTATAAAGGGTATAAGTGGTATTGCTGAGGTTAGATTTGAAACAAAAGAACAGGCGCTAAATAAGTATAGAGAACAGTTAGGTGAGGAAAATAAAGATTTACTTCAAGGATTAGACAAAAAAAATCCTCTTCCAGAATCTTATATAGTTAGAGTAAACAGTTCAGAAATAATTCAAAATGTAGTTAAAACTATGAAAGGTAAACCGGGAATAGATAGTGTAGTAGCTAATGAAGAATTAATTAATAGGATAGATTCCCTTACTAGGGGAATTAAGTGGGTTGGTATTGCTGCTTTTGTAATACTTGTACCTATATCTTTTCTATTAATAGGCAACACTATTAAATTAGCAGTTTATTCTAGAAAAAGAGAAATAGGAATAATGAAATATGTTGGTGCAACAGATGGATTTATTAGATGGCCTTTTATAATTGAAGGGATTATAATAGGATTAACAGGATCACTTGTTTCTTGTGTTTTACTTAATTATTCGTATAAAATTGTTTATAACAAGCTATCTTCAGCTATAATGATGCTGAACTTAGTAACACCTTCATATATTTTAAGTAATGTATTGTGGATATTTATTATATCAGGAATTATTATTGGTGGATTGGGAAGTATAATATCCATAAGAAAATTCTTAAAAGTATAATTTAAAAACACATACAATAGGCTGGCAATTGAGCCAGCCTTAATATTTATTTTTAAATTAATCTTATGTTTAGCCATCCTAATATTACCATATTATTTAAAGTGGAAATAAAGGATGGCTATGACCTTGGATAAAAACTTAATGAGAACTTATTTTTACATATTCAGATGAGTAAGCGATTCACATAAAATTAAAAATTT from Clostridium sp. MB40-C1 includes these protein-coding regions:
- the ftsE gene encoding cell division ATP-binding protein FtsE, with protein sequence MIEFKNTTKIYDNNVFALSNINLEINRGEFVFMVGPSGAGKSTFIKLLLKEIEPTTGRIIVNNEEIGKISRKNVPYYRRKIGMVFQDFRLIPTLNVYENVAFAMRVVEGSRKEIRKKVPMVLAMVGLSKKYKCFPNELSGGEQQRVSLARAIVNNPSVLIADEPTGNLDPETSIEIMKILNDINHAGTTVIMATHDKGIVDSMKKRVIAIEKGVIVRDEQRGRYGYED
- the ftsX gene encoding permease-like cell division protein FtsX, with translation MRISTLKYFSIDALKSLKRNKTLSIASIVTVALTIFMFGMFLFTVLNANKVVKNVESKLEVQVFLKEKISEIDRKNAEQAIKGISGIAEVRFETKEQALNKYREQLGEENKDLLQGLDKKNPLPESYIVRVNSSEIIQNVVKTMKGKPGIDSVVANEELINRIDSLTRGIKWVGIAAFVILVPISFLLIGNTIKLAVYSRKREIGIMKYVGATDGFIRWPFIIEGIIIGLTGSLVSCVLLNYSYKIVYNKLSSAIMMLNLVTPSYILSNVLWIFIISGIIIGGLGSIISIRKFLKV